The following DNA comes from Glaciihabitans arcticus.
AGGCGGGAGTCGTCGCGGCGTTCGGGCACGGCGGGCCCGAGGCCGGAATCGTGCTCGCCGTCTTCGCGATCGGTTCCCTCGCCGGCGGCCTGTCGTTCGGGCACGTGCCCGTCGGGCCGTGGGCGTTGTCCCGTCGTATGCTCGGCGTCTTCGTGGGCATGGCACTCGCGATGTTCTCGCTCAACTTCTGGTGGCTGGGCGTCACCCTGCTGATCGCCGGCATCGGCATCGCTCCCGCTCTGGCCGTGATGTTCGCGATCGTCTCAGCGACGGTGAAGTTCAGCGACACCGCAGAGGCCTACGGCTGGGTGGGCACCGGGCAGCTCATCGGCGCCGCGCTCGGCTCGGCCGCCGCCGGATTCCTCATCGACGCGAACGGGGCCGTCGGCGGGTTCTGGGCCGCCGCGGCGTTCGCCTTCGTCGGCTTCCTGATCCCCACGATCCTGCGCAGCTGGCATCCCGACCTGCGCGGTCGAGAGCTCTCGTCGATTCCCGACACAGCGCCGGTGCCGATCCAGCCGAGCTAGCTAGCGCAGGGGCTTGAGCGCGCCTGCAAGCGTCTCGAGTTCGGTGACGAGCTTGCCGAGGATGGCGCTCTCCTTCTCGTTGGGCTGGAAGGCGTCATCCTGAACCCTCGTGCCGATGAAGGGGATCTCGACATTCGCGCCGGTCTTGATCAGGCCGACGGTCGTCAGCACGGGCTCGATCGCCGACACACCGCGGGCACCCGCAGCGACGCCGCCGTAGCTGACGAAGCCGACCGGCTTGCGCCACCACTCCTGCGAGAGGAAGTCGATGGCGTTGCCGAGCGCCGGCGCGTAGGAGTGGTTGTACTCGGGGGTCACGAAGATGAAGGCGTCGGCGGCCTCGACCCGCTCCGACCAGGCGAAGGTGTGCGGCTTCGTGTAGGCGCGCTTGGCGGGATGATTCGGCTCGTCCATGAACGGAAGCGCGAGCTCGGCGAGGTCGACGAAGTCGATCTCGAAGCCACCACGTTCGGCGACGGCGGAGTTGACCCACTGCGCGACGGGAAGGCCTGCACGGCCGGGACGGACAGAGGCGACGACGATCATAAGCGTGTTCACCTTTCCTGCAACGCGGGTCCGTGGTTTTCCATTCCCGCGCATGGAGTTCAGTAGGGTCGTCCCATGGAGCTTCCCCTGTACTCGTCCGGCACCCCGGGCGGCCCCCGCGTTCTGCTCGTGCACGGCCTGAACGGCGACGCCGCGACCTGGTGGCGGGTCGCCGACGCTTTCGAGGCTTCGGGATGTCACGTGCACTCCGTCGACCTGCGGGGTCATGGTGCGGCGGCTCGGGATGACGACCTCGCTCTCGCGAGTTACGCGGCAGACCTGCCCGGCACCGACTGGGATCTCGTGCTGGGCCACTCGCTGGGTGCCGCAACGGCCTCGATAGCTGCGACGACTCCCGGTTTCGCGCGACGTCTCGCCCTGCTCGACCCCGTGCTGGAGATCGACCCGGCCTCCCGTGATGCGATCATCGCCGACCAGCTGGCCGAGCTGGAGCTCACCGTCGATTCGCTCACCGCCGAGAAACCGCACTGGCACCCGCGGGACGTCGCGACCAAGGTTGCGGCCGCGCGGCTCTCGTCGCCCGGTACCGCCCGTGGATCCTTCGACGACAACCCCGCCTGGGATGCGGTGACGGCGGTTGCCGGGCTGGAGATTCCGACGCTGGTGCTCAGCGGAGACCCCGCCGTCTACACGATGCTCGGCACCGCGACGGTTGCCGCGATCACGCGGCCCGCACTCGAGTACCGCGTGATACCCGGCACCGGACACTCGCCACAGCGCGATGACTTCGACGCGACGATGGCTGTGCTGTGGGATTGGCTGTCTCGCTCACCTGAGCCGAGCGGCC
Coding sequences within:
- a CDS encoding NADPH-dependent FMN reductase, which codes for MNTLMIVVASVRPGRAGLPVAQWVNSAVAERGGFEIDFVDLAELALPFMDEPNHPAKRAYTKPHTFAWSERVEAADAFIFVTPEYNHSYAPALGNAIDFLSQEWWRKPVGFVSYGGVAAGARGVSAIEPVLTTVGLIKTGANVEIPFIGTRVQDDAFQPNEKESAILGKLVTELETLAGALKPLR
- a CDS encoding alpha/beta fold hydrolase, producing MELPLYSSGTPGGPRVLLVHGLNGDAATWWRVADAFEASGCHVHSVDLRGHGAAARDDDLALASYAADLPGTDWDLVLGHSLGAATASIAATTPGFARRLALLDPVLEIDPASRDAIIADQLAELELTVDSLTAEKPHWHPRDVATKVAAARLSSPGTARGSFDDNPAWDAVTAVAGLEIPTLVLSGDPAVYTMLGTATVAAITRPALEYRVIPGTGHSPQRDDFDATMAVLWDWLSRSPEPSGRLDPRSPRFSYPEAPLFRLESGYRNREHQIP